DNA from Thermoplasmata archaeon:
AATTCATCTCTATTATTGAACTCTCGTATAAACTGCTCTGCGTTTTTTAAAGGATCTCCAACCTGAGTGGTGAATTCACGATCTAAAATTACCCAGCCTAGAAATGCACGAATCCCAGTTTCTATGGCCGCTTTTGCGACTATGTCTTCACTGTAGTACAGATCCAGAAAAGAGGTTGTGCCAGTTCTTATAAGCTCCAGCATGCCCAGCAGAGAGCTCAGATAGAGATCTTCTTCAGATCTGGATGCGTCAATCTTAAACATCTTATTTAAAAACGATTCTAAATTTAAATCATCAGCTGCTCCTCTTAAAGAGCCCATCGCTATATGCGTATGCGTGTTTATTAATCCCGGTGCAATAATTTTACCGTCAGCATCTATTTTGTGATCTGCTTCTATATTAATATTTTCAGAAATGTCGATTATCTTATTAGATTCTATATATATGTCCTTTTTTACAATGTTTCTTTTTGCATCCTGAGTGACAATCCATCCATTTTTTATCAAAATGCTCATAATAGAAAGTAAGAAGAAGAGGTATAAATTTTTTTATTTTTTAAAATTCCAGGATCTGGCCATATATCTTTCTTTCTTGATTGGCTCAATCAGATTTATTTCATCTGGATCAAGAGCACCTTCAATAAACTCAAATTCAGAAAACGAGCTTTTATAACCTTCTACTATGCTGTTTTTCAACTTTAAAATATCAAACTCTCCGCGCTCTTTCTCTATTGATGTAACGCGCTCATAAACATTCTTAATAAGTTTATCCTTCATTTTTTCATTGTCTACTTTAAGCACTGAAAACATAAGCTCTGGATTTACAGAAAGTAATAAAGTGCCATGCTGAAGTACTGATCCAAATCTGCGAGTTTGCGCATTTCCCGAGATTTTCTTATTGTTCACAGAGATATCATTTATTCCTTCAAATCTTGCGTCTAGACCGAATCTTATCAATCCTTCTAACAACCCGGAAGAAAGGACAGTATATGACTCTTTTAAGTTGGTTATACCCGCAAAACTTGGATCAACTACAATACTGTACGTTAAATCGCCTTTGTGGTCATGATAAACTGCACCTCCGCCGGTAATACGGCGTATTACGCTGATCCTGTTTTTTTCTGCATATTCCAGGTTTATTTCATCAAAAATACTCTGAAAATATCCAATGCTAACTGCAGAAGGATCCCAGTGATAGAGCCTTAACGTGTTAAAATTCTTGCTTTTTCTAGATCTCAAGATTGCTTCATCAATAGCCATGTTAGTAGCGGCATCATGATATGAGTCCATAATCAACCTGAATTTCATAAGATAAAATCACGCTCTAAATATTTAATCTTTCGTTTTTTGCAAGGAAGAGACAATCTTTTTTAGACGTATACTTTTTTACAGAATCTACTCTTTTTACTGGTGATTCACATTTTAAGCGGCTCCTACCACAAACATGGCTATTGATGAAGAAATTTTGCCATAGTTTAAACCATAATCTTAAAATATTATAAATTTATTCTTGCCTATGGGAGGGGACTAGATGGAGCAAGAGTATTTAGCACCGATAACAAAACGTAGAGGAAGAAATAAATTAGGAATTGCGATAGGAGCAGTAATAGTGATTGCAATAATAATAACTGCAATAATAGTAGCCGGCACTTTTAAAAACAATGATTTAATACAGAACAATCAATCTCCATTCATATCCGCACATGATATGAGTAAGATTTTAGGGTCTAATTACAATTTAGTGAATATAACGAATGGAACGGGAAAGTGGTTAATGTTTGTGATAACTACAATAGGACAAAAAGCGGTATTGAGCAATAAAATGGCAAATTTCACAAACAACTCTGGCGGAAACACCATTATAATAGTAACTGTATTCATCAGCAGTAGTGTTGCTCAAAATGTATATTATGATTCTCAGATCGTATGGCTAGGAGGTGCACCGATTCAGGGCAGCTACAAAGGATATATATATTCTCTTTATTACTATAATACTTACAATGTCCTAAATAATACAAATGGATGGAGCGCCAGTATATATAATAACAACCAGACATTTGTGGAAATATATATTACTGGCAATTATACAGAAACACAGGCAACTAGCGTGATAAAAGGAGAAATAAATGCAATGATAAATTCACAATAACAATCCACTTAAACAATGCCAAGAAATATTGCAGCTTTGAGCTATATATTCTTTCTATTTAATTTAAAAAATTTATCTTAAACCAACCTTAAAAACCTATCTAGCAATAGGTATGATGTAGGTTAAAGATCCATTTCCATCTTTTATGATTGAAGAATCTATCTCATACACTTTTTTGATATTTTCCTCAGTGATCACTTTCTCTGGAGCATCAAATTGCACTATCTCTCCCTTATTTAACAGCATTATCTTATTGCAATATTTAACTGCCAGATTAACATCATGCATCGCTACAATTATGCTTATATGCTTTGTCCTCACTAAATTTTTCAACAATTCGAATATAGAAATCTGATATTTCAGATCCAAATTTGCATTTGGTTCATCCAACAACAGAATTTTCGGATCTTGTGCTATGGCCATAGCAATAATAACACGCTGCCTTTCGCCGCCTGATATTTCGCGAATTGATTTATCTTTTATGTGCATGATATCTGTCACTTTCATAGTATCCTCGACAATATTAAAATCTTCCTGAGACACAGATTCGAACATTTTCAAATATGGTGTTCTACCCATCATTACCAGATCACTGACTTTAAAATCAAAGCCAGGCTCAAAATTTTGTGGAACTACTGCTATGACCCTGGCTAGCTCCTTTCTCTTAAAGTTTTTTAGCTCTATGTCCGTCAATTTTATGCTACCTTCATACTCTAATATTCCTCCCAGTATCTTGATAATCGTGCTCTTTCCAGCACCGTTAGGGCCAAGAATGCCAACAATCTGATCTCTCTCAAGTCCAAAATTAATATTATTTAATATTGTTTTTGAATTGTATCTAAAACTCAAATTTCGAACATTTATTATCTCCAATATTTCCCCTCCTTGTTTAACAGATACAGAAAGAATGGTATTCCTATCAGCGACGTTATTATCCCCACAGGAAGCTCTTCCATGTATATCATAGATCTAGATATTGTGTCTGCAAATATCATGAACGTTGCACCTCCCAGTATCGACAACATCA
Protein-coding regions in this window:
- a CDS encoding biotin/lipoate A/B protein ligase family protein; protein product: MKFRLIMDSYHDAATNMAIDEAILRSRKSKNFNTLRLYHWDPSAVSIGYFQSIFDEINLEYAEKNRISVIRRITGGGAVYHDHKGDLTYSIVVDPSFAGITNLKESYTVLSSGLLEGLIRFGLDARFEGINDISVNNKKISGNAQTRRFGSVLQHGTLLLSVNPELMFSVLKVDNEKMKDKLIKNVYERVTSIEKERGEFDILKLKNSIVEGYKSSFSEFEFIEGALDPDEINLIEPIKKERYMARSWNFKK
- a CDS encoding ABC transporter ATP-binding protein, whose amino-acid sequence is MEIINVRNLSFRYNSKTILNNINFGLERDQIVGILGPNGAGKSTIIKILGGILEYEGSIKLTDIELKNFKRKELARVIAVVPQNFEPGFDFKVSDLVMMGRTPYLKMFESVSQEDFNIVEDTMKVTDIMHIKDKSIREISGGERQRVIIAMAIAQDPKILLLDEPNANLDLKYQISIFELLKNLVRTKHISIIVAMHDVNLAVKYCNKIMLLNKGEIVQFDAPEKVITEENIKKVYEIDSSIIKDGNGSLTYIIPIAR